A single window of Nitrospira lenta DNA harbors:
- a CDS encoding response regulator: MPKILVADDSIAVRKVAERLLTEAGLGVTLAANGEEALAYLAKERPDVVVSDVIMPDKSGYEVCAFVRGHASLATTPVLLISGIVNDEVTKQAESCHADGVLKKPFQGTSLKDRVLELLAKRQDSAVVAPSPAVTASKPVAPVEIWSGPRITDEQLATYKQAVAQVGELEIQLQTERGKGEGFRKRVEELEALAAQVKEYEDQLAVERQRVEEASSQSSRAQAIEAELAQERQQIASLKAQLASGEDLLADAQAKSSALESALKSEQDSLQAFHRQIADLQQAVSVVPQLESTLMTERAATTKLVEQLTVLEAAAARARDLEARLLSEEHRAADLDRQVTQTEAALTAERACAGELIERLAEAERGLQQVGELEQQLAEATQIGRAKESRIHELEKMVAAAQEFEKLLETERDRNAVLARRVSESEQSAEQSMKRFEEMARKLGEIAGLASQLGSGKGRV, from the coding sequence ATGCCGAAGATTCTTGTAGCAGATGACAGCATTGCGGTCAGAAAAGTTGCGGAGCGCTTATTGACGGAGGCTGGACTTGGCGTCACCTTAGCCGCGAATGGAGAAGAGGCGCTGGCGTATTTGGCAAAGGAACGACCGGACGTCGTTGTGTCGGACGTGATCATGCCGGATAAGAGCGGATATGAAGTCTGCGCCTTTGTGCGGGGACATGCGTCGCTGGCCACAACTCCAGTATTGCTGATTTCAGGAATTGTGAATGACGAAGTCACGAAACAGGCTGAGTCTTGCCATGCCGATGGGGTTCTCAAAAAGCCGTTTCAAGGAACGTCACTCAAGGATCGGGTTCTGGAATTACTTGCCAAGCGTCAGGACTCTGCGGTCGTGGCTCCTTCTCCTGCCGTGACGGCTTCCAAGCCAGTCGCGCCCGTTGAAATATGGAGCGGCCCGCGCATCACGGACGAGCAGCTCGCGACCTATAAGCAGGCGGTCGCGCAGGTCGGCGAGCTTGAGATTCAGCTTCAAACTGAGCGGGGCAAGGGTGAAGGGTTCAGGAAGCGAGTTGAGGAGCTGGAGGCCCTGGCGGCACAGGTCAAGGAATACGAGGATCAACTTGCGGTCGAGCGGCAGCGTGTTGAAGAAGCCAGTAGTCAGTCGAGCCGGGCACAAGCCATTGAAGCTGAGCTGGCTCAAGAGCGGCAGCAGATTGCGTCGCTCAAGGCGCAGCTTGCCAGCGGTGAAGATTTGCTTGCGGATGCACAGGCGAAGTCATCGGCTCTCGAGTCTGCGCTGAAGTCTGAGCAGGATTCCCTTCAAGCCTTTCATCGGCAGATTGCCGATCTCCAACAAGCGGTGAGCGTGGTGCCTCAATTGGAATCCACGCTGATGACCGAACGGGCGGCTACGACAAAATTGGTTGAACAATTGACCGTCTTGGAGGCCGCGGCGGCCCGGGCGAGAGATCTGGAAGCGCGGCTGCTCAGCGAAGAGCATCGCGCGGCCGACTTGGACCGACAGGTGACGCAAACAGAAGCCGCACTGACGGCGGAACGGGCATGTGCCGGAGAGTTGATCGAACGTCTAGCCGAGGCTGAACGCGGCCTGCAGCAGGTCGGCGAGCTGGAACAGCAACTGGCTGAGGCGACTCAGATCGGGCGCGCCAAGGAGAGCCGTATTCATGAGTTGGAAAAGATGGTGGCAGCGGCTCAAGAGTTCGAGAAGCTCTTGGAGACCGAGCGGGATCGGAACGCCGTGTTGGCTCGGCGCGTCTCGGAGTCTGAACAGTCCGCTGAACAATCGATGAAGCGGTTTGAAGAGATGGCGCGCAAGCTTGGAGAAATAGCCGGACTGGCATCTCAGCTCGGCAGTGGCAAGGGACGGGTGTAA
- a CDS encoding chemotaxis protein CheW, translated as MLRGAVGRQRKATSQLCRLLVFSVGGRRLAVKTEEIIGVSAWVGSIPIPSRTPFISAVIRRDQEVFPVCDLAGMLKVRVKGEQRLCLMAKQAGGAMAICIDEEMPVLHSLDAAKIQAYRDKDIHTVGCFTDEFEDVPIISAARLGAVQG; from the coding sequence ATGTTAAGGGGAGCGGTTGGCCGGCAGCGCAAGGCCACTTCCCAGCTGTGCCGTCTGCTGGTCTTTTCAGTAGGGGGCCGTCGGCTTGCGGTGAAAACTGAAGAAATCATCGGGGTATCAGCCTGGGTTGGCAGTATTCCAATTCCCAGCCGTACCCCCTTCATCTCGGCGGTTATTCGCCGAGACCAGGAGGTGTTTCCTGTTTGTGATCTCGCCGGGATGCTGAAGGTTCGGGTGAAGGGCGAGCAGCGCCTCTGCTTGATGGCCAAACAGGCCGGCGGTGCGATGGCGATATGCATTGATGAGGAAATGCCGGTGTTGCATTCTCTCGATGCCGCAAAGATTCAGGCCTATCGCGACAAAGATATTCATACGGTCGGATGTTTCACCGATGAGTTTGAAGACGTTCCCATTATTTCAGCCGCGCGCTTAGGGGCTGTCCAAGGTTGA
- a CDS encoding chemotaxis protein CheW gives MSLRGHGVASAVHVPIERFLIVGIAGQQFALFAELVQGLLTMEECGSSDILTVHGQEYPSLDLRGRLGLAHVDNGAETRTVLVAQAGIHACIRVDRVYGLHEVERTRVLPLPGQFRSEERSWYVGLILYGEGVAVGLHSKWLLSGATEGASGLLNQSHRLPLRLSDTSDRMEKGIVC, from the coding sequence ATGAGTTTGCGAGGCCATGGGGTTGCATCGGCTGTTCATGTGCCGATCGAGCGTTTTTTGATTGTAGGAATAGCCGGCCAGCAATTTGCCCTGTTCGCTGAATTGGTGCAAGGCTTGTTGACGATGGAAGAGTGCGGCTCCAGCGACATCCTTACGGTTCATGGTCAGGAGTATCCCTCGCTGGATCTTAGGGGGCGGCTCGGGCTTGCGCACGTTGACAATGGGGCGGAGACACGCACGGTCTTGGTGGCCCAAGCCGGGATTCATGCCTGCATTCGGGTGGATCGAGTATATGGTCTGCACGAAGTCGAACGGACGCGTGTGTTGCCGTTGCCAGGTCAATTTCGCAGTGAAGAGCGGAGTTGGTACGTGGGCCTTATCCTCTATGGCGAAGGAGTAGCGGTAGGGCTTCATTCGAAGTGGCTGCTGAGCGGCGCCACAGAGGGGGCTAGCGGGTTGCTGAACCAGAGCCATCGGTTGCCGCTGCGCCTATCGGACACGTCCGACAGAATGGAAAAGGGTATCGTATGTTAA
- a CDS encoding Hpt domain-containing protein gives MSAEFDPDSLLAIFVAEAVDGMAELKRAVHPADGAVPSPQQLHEQFIVAHRIRGAAALYGFAGIAQLSERLESLCEQGHMISEADWPRAVGAMREIVQGVQLQLDVIGQGGGEDQVTIDRCLAVSNGFLPAESTGQTAAINDNGTLGAVDGAQLSPDYLVPNVDADVLSYFVPEALEYLDTIDSLIRSLQAHPNDDDAIHRLFRTAHTLKGSGYTVGFTVIGDIAYPMEDCMGKVRERRVELSDALFEGLTRAVGIIRLALRRDSSSVPQLQHDVPAVIGFLKQIRDGGAIVAAVSSTPVVHTESQPSVAPAVNDDVAASPVLSAEYLIPQLDPEVLSYFAPEAQEYLETLEANLLRLDKNIHDNELINQLFRTAHTLKGSAYTVGFQAIGDLVHHIEDFMGAVRDGHLAVQPGQTDLLLRSVDVVRVLMRRDSAALVTTQQRFAAALADLKLLHGGGVSSVDAVGAAEVPLLPPQSTAGSTDEAAQSKSADGRPTEEREVIRVSRERLERLLNLVGELVIGRGRLEQRLRVLEQLSQQVLACKSRLVDAVQSFEEKHTFTFPSAPVTSTEAATVGASGLRDFGSLEFDKYDDFNILARRISEVTADITESMSQLSGSIRRSHDDMSHLQQLTLGMRDEIARARMVPIGTPFTRFRRAIREIARASGKEVSLVTSGEHTEVDTGVVERLVDPLVHLVRNAVYHGIEPAGARVAKGKPAVGTVYLHAAHRGNSIIIEVEDDGAGLDLKRIRTKVVNLGLARPEQIQTMPDAEVLKYIFAPGFSTAEKVGDQAGRGVGLDVVKRVIEGMNGHIDVESLPGVGTKFTLDLPLTLLIATALMVRVGSERYAIPLPNVREVTMPTVSSLQHMGERAILQMGEEAIDLYSLRHLLRRESGTVDISMPVVVVRTVSGPIGLAVDELLGRQEIVIKSLGTLRSMERSCFGGATIDPEGHVVLVVDTGRLFARESRESTAMLAAPDTAVMSHQDSDHGMDAQGAARASILLIDDSLSIRKFVGRMLENAGYQVDTAVDGEDGLRKASAQTYKLIFTDLEMPKLNGLEVIQALRSRPQTQQTPVVVMTTRAGDKHRQMALSIGASSYIAKPVEERALLQEVERWVGQVSGARK, from the coding sequence ATGAGTGCAGAATTCGATCCAGACAGTCTGCTGGCCATTTTTGTGGCTGAAGCTGTCGATGGCATGGCCGAGCTCAAACGCGCTGTGCATCCAGCCGATGGGGCCGTTCCAAGTCCTCAACAGTTGCACGAGCAGTTTATTGTGGCCCACCGGATTCGAGGGGCTGCGGCGCTCTATGGATTTGCCGGCATCGCACAGTTGAGCGAACGGTTGGAGTCGTTGTGCGAACAGGGGCACATGATTTCAGAGGCGGATTGGCCTCGCGCCGTCGGGGCGATGCGTGAAATTGTGCAGGGTGTCCAGCTTCAGCTCGATGTGATCGGACAAGGTGGAGGGGAAGATCAGGTGACGATCGATCGTTGCCTCGCCGTGTCCAATGGGTTTCTCCCCGCTGAATCCACCGGTCAGACGGCCGCTATCAACGACAACGGCACCTTGGGTGCCGTAGATGGCGCGCAATTGAGCCCGGATTATCTGGTGCCAAATGTGGATGCGGACGTGCTGTCGTACTTCGTCCCCGAGGCGTTGGAGTATCTGGACACGATTGATAGTTTGATTCGGAGCTTGCAGGCCCACCCGAACGACGACGATGCGATCCACCGGCTTTTTAGAACGGCCCATACGCTGAAGGGTTCAGGCTATACGGTCGGCTTTACCGTCATTGGTGATATTGCCTATCCCATGGAAGACTGTATGGGCAAGGTTCGTGAGCGCCGGGTTGAGCTGAGCGATGCCCTTTTCGAGGGACTGACTCGGGCGGTCGGCATTATTCGGCTTGCCCTGCGGCGAGATTCGTCCTCTGTGCCGCAATTGCAGCATGATGTGCCTGCAGTGATTGGTTTCCTGAAGCAGATACGGGATGGTGGAGCCATCGTGGCCGCCGTGTCATCAACTCCTGTTGTCCATACAGAGAGCCAACCTTCGGTTGCACCAGCAGTCAATGACGATGTGGCAGCGAGCCCTGTGTTATCGGCGGAGTATTTGATTCCGCAATTGGATCCCGAGGTGCTGTCGTATTTTGCCCCGGAAGCCCAGGAGTATTTGGAGACGCTTGAGGCCAATCTCCTGCGGCTAGACAAGAATATTCATGACAACGAGTTGATCAATCAATTATTCCGAACGGCTCATACGCTCAAGGGGTCTGCGTATACCGTCGGGTTTCAAGCTATCGGCGATTTGGTTCACCACATTGAAGATTTTATGGGGGCTGTGCGTGACGGGCACTTGGCTGTACAGCCAGGTCAGACAGACTTATTGCTCCGATCCGTCGATGTTGTGCGTGTGCTCATGCGGCGTGACTCCGCGGCCCTGGTGACGACTCAGCAACGATTTGCCGCCGCACTTGCCGACCTGAAATTGCTGCATGGTGGCGGTGTCTCAAGTGTGGATGCGGTCGGCGCGGCCGAAGTTCCGCTCCTTCCTCCGCAATCGACGGCTGGATCCACGGACGAAGCGGCGCAATCCAAGTCCGCCGACGGCCGGCCCACAGAAGAGCGAGAAGTCATTCGAGTCAGCCGAGAGCGATTGGAACGATTGCTCAATCTGGTCGGTGAATTGGTCATTGGGCGAGGTCGCTTGGAACAGCGCCTCCGTGTGTTGGAGCAACTGTCGCAACAAGTCTTGGCTTGCAAGTCTAGGTTGGTCGATGCCGTGCAATCGTTTGAAGAGAAACACACCTTCACCTTTCCGTCCGCCCCTGTGACTTCCACGGAGGCGGCAACCGTCGGTGCGTCTGGGCTGCGTGATTTCGGCAGCCTGGAGTTCGATAAGTATGATGATTTCAATATTTTGGCGAGACGTATCAGCGAGGTGACGGCCGATATTACTGAATCGATGTCGCAGCTCAGCGGATCTATTCGCCGGTCGCACGATGATATGAGCCACTTGCAGCAGCTGACCCTGGGTATGCGGGATGAAATCGCGCGGGCCCGCATGGTTCCGATCGGGACTCCGTTTACACGGTTCCGCCGAGCCATCCGGGAGATTGCCAGGGCCTCGGGGAAGGAAGTGTCGTTGGTGACCTCCGGTGAGCATACGGAAGTGGATACTGGGGTCGTGGAACGGCTGGTGGATCCGTTGGTCCATCTTGTGCGGAATGCCGTGTATCACGGCATTGAACCCGCCGGGGCTCGAGTGGCAAAAGGGAAACCCGCGGTCGGCACGGTCTACTTGCACGCCGCGCATCGAGGCAACTCGATCATCATCGAAGTGGAAGATGACGGGGCAGGTCTCGATCTCAAACGGATCCGGACAAAGGTCGTCAATCTCGGGCTGGCTCGGCCAGAGCAGATTCAGACAATGCCGGATGCCGAAGTCTTAAAGTATATTTTTGCCCCCGGATTTTCGACGGCGGAGAAGGTGGGGGATCAGGCCGGAAGAGGTGTCGGGCTCGATGTCGTCAAGCGCGTGATTGAGGGCATGAACGGTCATATCGATGTGGAGTCGCTTCCCGGCGTGGGCACCAAGTTTACGTTGGATTTGCCGCTGACCCTGCTTATTGCCACGGCCTTGATGGTGCGAGTGGGATCAGAACGGTACGCGATTCCATTGCCCAATGTGCGCGAGGTGACGATGCCGACGGTGAGCTCGTTGCAGCACATGGGGGAGCGGGCGATTTTGCAGATGGGCGAAGAGGCGATTGATCTCTATTCGCTGCGCCATCTGCTCAGGCGCGAAAGCGGGACGGTCGATATCTCCATGCCGGTGGTTGTGGTACGCACGGTCTCTGGGCCGATCGGATTAGCGGTCGACGAGTTGTTGGGGCGTCAAGAAATCGTGATTAAATCATTGGGTACATTACGCTCGATGGAGCGGTCCTGTTTTGGCGGGGCTACCATCGATCCTGAGGGACATGTAGTGCTCGTGGTGGATACGGGACGCCTGTTCGCGCGGGAGTCTCGTGAGTCCACTGCGATGTTGGCGGCCCCGGACACGGCTGTGATGTCTCATCAGGATTCGGACCATGGTATGGATGCGCAAGGGGCTGCAAGGGCGTCAATTCTCTTGATCGACGACTCGTTGAGCATTCGGAAATTTGTCGGTCGCATGCTGGAAAATGCAGGGTATCAAGTCGACACCGCGGTGGATGGCGAAGATGGATTGCGAAAGGCGTCGGCGCAGACCTATAAGCTGATTTTTACCGACCTGGAAATGCCGAAGTTGAACGGACTGGAAGTCATCCAAGCTTTGCGGAGCAGGCCGCAAACGCAGCAGACCCCAGTTGTCGTAATGACCACGCGGGCGGGGGACAAGCATCGTCAGATGGCGCTCAGTATCGGGGCCAGTTCGTATATTGCCAAGCCGGTGGAAGAGCGCGCATTGCTGCAAGAAGTGGAACGATGGGTTGGACAGGTATCAGGTGCCCGGAAGTAA
- a CDS encoding methyl-accepting chemotaxis protein — protein MARHSKSAWTIQTWFNNLKTLPKLILGFSAVGVIMIMVGLVGLIGLSRLKTELQNIYDGSTVALSNTGVSSTNLGLYHDALLNAGRQSRKSDFDDAIAPLAGLKKQTLEPLQAYQGLESRESGTGRNEARDIAALKTALAEYFVSTDGAVSAFADSYSPSLSEEQKQSMRDLGNLALSVEVANKYNTATLRVRELLTTIRELAKELNESGQAEATRSTNWVLFGGLFALIFGGAIGYYLARYIARNIVHVADVAEQAAAGNLQARAKLESDDEVGHMAKAFNSMLDRITALVSTEEERDVMQKRLMQFLVLVSDVGKGDLTKRGEVTADMFGNLADGFNLMIQRFAQLMRQVREAAERVNKSAGTLRDNAGQMSGTAKHQADESVKTLGAVEQLAASMREVAETAGASSESARQVLQATERGRVAVQETVQDMQSIRAAVQRMSKQVKALGDRSLEISQIVSTIRDIANQTNLLALNAAIEAAGAGEAGARFAVVADQVRKLAESSTQATREIADLVKVIQSETQDAVVAMEHETQAVEAGSASALRTGDVFKEISTIAQRSSELAQSIASSAVEQTASTDKVGRSIKDFTGGAVATQKATDSARVTVEDMAKLAETLTASVSQFKLV, from the coding sequence ATGGCGAGGCACAGCAAGTCAGCGTGGACGATTCAGACGTGGTTCAATAATCTTAAAACACTGCCGAAGCTGATTCTCGGATTTTCCGCCGTCGGCGTCATCATGATCATGGTCGGCCTCGTGGGTCTTATCGGATTGAGCCGGCTGAAAACTGAGTTGCAGAATATTTATGACGGGTCAACGGTCGCGCTGTCCAACACCGGCGTCAGCAGTACGAACCTCGGTCTGTACCACGACGCGCTGCTGAATGCCGGTCGCCAGTCGCGGAAAAGCGACTTTGACGATGCCATTGCTCCGCTGGCGGGCCTCAAGAAACAGACATTGGAACCCCTGCAGGCGTACCAGGGATTGGAATCGCGCGAATCAGGAACGGGGCGAAACGAGGCCAGGGATATTGCTGCGTTGAAAACTGCGCTGGCCGAATATTTTGTGTCGACGGACGGTGCCGTCAGCGCGTTCGCGGATAGTTATTCGCCGTCGCTCTCCGAAGAGCAGAAGCAGAGCATGCGAGATTTGGGTAACTTGGCGCTCTCAGTCGAAGTCGCGAATAAGTACAACACCGCCACGTTGCGTGTCCGAGAATTATTGACCACGATTCGGGAATTGGCCAAAGAGTTGAACGAGAGCGGGCAGGCCGAAGCGACGCGGAGTACGAATTGGGTGCTGTTCGGAGGGCTCTTCGCGCTCATTTTCGGAGGCGCCATCGGCTACTATTTGGCTCGGTATATTGCGCGGAACATTGTGCATGTGGCCGATGTCGCCGAGCAAGCCGCGGCGGGCAACCTTCAGGCTCGCGCGAAGCTCGAGAGCGATGACGAGGTGGGTCACATGGCGAAAGCGTTCAACTCGATGTTGGATCGTATTACGGCCCTTGTGTCCACCGAGGAAGAGCGGGACGTGATGCAAAAGCGCTTAATGCAATTTCTCGTCTTGGTGTCTGATGTCGGTAAAGGAGACTTGACGAAGCGCGGCGAGGTCACCGCGGATATGTTCGGAAACTTGGCCGACGGATTCAACCTCATGATTCAGCGGTTCGCCCAGCTGATGCGGCAAGTCCGTGAAGCGGCAGAACGCGTCAACAAGTCGGCTGGGACACTGAGAGACAACGCCGGTCAGATGTCTGGCACGGCCAAGCATCAAGCCGATGAGTCCGTCAAGACGCTGGGCGCGGTCGAACAGTTAGCGGCATCGATGCGCGAGGTGGCTGAAACAGCCGGTGCGTCTTCTGAATCCGCTCGCCAAGTGTTGCAAGCGACCGAGCGCGGTCGTGTGGCGGTCCAAGAAACCGTGCAAGATATGCAGAGTATCCGCGCGGCGGTGCAACGCATGTCGAAGCAGGTAAAAGCGCTTGGTGATCGGTCTTTGGAAATTTCACAGATCGTGTCGACGATTCGAGATATTGCCAATCAGACCAACTTGCTGGCGTTGAACGCGGCCATCGAGGCCGCCGGTGCCGGAGAGGCGGGCGCCCGTTTCGCGGTCGTCGCCGATCAGGTGAGAAAACTCGCGGAAAGCTCCACGCAGGCGACGCGAGAAATCGCGGACCTCGTGAAAGTGATTCAAAGTGAAACGCAGGACGCGGTGGTCGCGATGGAACATGAAACCCAGGCGGTGGAAGCGGGCTCGGCGTCAGCGTTACGCACGGGTGATGTGTTCAAAGAAATTTCTACAATCGCCCAGCGCTCATCTGAGCTGGCGCAGAGCATCGCATCGTCTGCGGTTGAGCAGACGGCTTCGACCGATAAGGTGGGACGCTCGATTAAGGACTTCACCGGCGGCGCGGTGGCCACGCAGAAAGCTACGGATTCCGCCCGTGTCACCGTAGAAGATATGGCGAAGCTCGCTGAAACGCTGACGGCTTCTGTGTCGCAATTCAAACTGGTGTGA
- a CDS encoding chemotaxis protein CheW, with protein sequence MELALSPSQSVGVVLAAGAKPPVPSRICLVTLGGELFAIDLRHVREVFELETVTPVPGMPSILVGVANLRGTVMPLADLRPSLGMSSAASLPFVVVVRHGQQQVGILIDAVPEIRTIHPDDLLTATSRGLSESRPFLSGLAKIEERMSGMMDVQKLLACVEGVLN encoded by the coding sequence ATGGAACTAGCTCTCAGTCCATCCCAATCCGTCGGGGTTGTCCTGGCCGCAGGGGCCAAACCACCCGTTCCGTCGCGTATCTGCCTCGTGACTCTCGGAGGAGAACTGTTTGCAATCGATCTTCGTCACGTTCGGGAAGTCTTTGAGCTGGAAACCGTGACGCCGGTTCCTGGGATGCCGTCGATCTTAGTGGGAGTAGCGAATCTTCGCGGAACGGTTATGCCACTGGCGGACTTACGTCCGTCGCTCGGGATGTCGTCGGCCGCGTCACTGCCGTTTGTGGTGGTCGTGCGTCATGGTCAGCAGCAGGTCGGCATTCTGATCGACGCGGTGCCGGAGATCCGCACGATCCATCCCGACGATCTGTTGACCGCCACGTCGCGAGGACTGTCGGAGTCACGGCCATTCCTTTCCGGGCTGGCCAAGATTGAAGAGCGCATGAGCGGCATGATGGATGTGCAGAAACTCTTGGCTTGCGTGGAAGGGGTGTTGAACTAG
- a CDS encoding response regulator transcription factor: MSKIVVVDDSYAELQMIEGYLKAASHTVVSFPNTDKLEEKIVSEKPDLIVMDVVMPGRNGFQACRDLKGDERFKNIPVVLCTSKGQESDKFWGQQQGANGYVVKPFKAEDLLAAVKRALN, from the coding sequence ATGAGCAAGATCGTAGTCGTCGATGATTCATACGCTGAGTTGCAGATGATCGAAGGGTATCTCAAGGCGGCCAGCCACACCGTGGTGTCATTCCCGAATACGGACAAGCTGGAAGAGAAGATCGTCTCCGAAAAGCCCGATCTCATTGTGATGGATGTGGTTATGCCGGGACGGAACGGATTTCAGGCCTGCCGCGATCTGAAAGGCGATGAGCGTTTTAAAAACATTCCCGTCGTGCTCTGCACCTCCAAGGGGCAGGAAAGCGACAAGTTTTGGGGACAACAGCAGGGCGCGAATGGGTATGTGGTCAAGCCGTTTAAAGCCGAAGATCTCTTGGCGGCCGTGAAGCGCGCGTTGAACTAG
- a CDS encoding Tll0287-like domain-containing protein — translation MKARFTSLIVSAVVCAMVMGGASFARAGDESETAELLIALLKSGRAVVSEHQALINDPSKGNKGFTDEFMAHQVIEKFKAKTRVDLSRPNGAPQNGVLLALLEAEREVVLEGQPVINKQGVAFKGFIPAVFARKSGEKFYKKTGIRLKLTGTDYRFPGNKPDDFESEVLRMFADSRHPKGQQYAKATMVGGKPVMRVMDPEYAGPTCLTCHGGPKGERDITGTKKEGWKEGDLAGAISVVVPMR, via the coding sequence ATGAAAGCACGGTTCACATCACTCATTGTTAGTGCGGTCGTCTGTGCGATGGTGATGGGAGGGGCATCGTTTGCTCGCGCAGGCGATGAGAGCGAGACGGCAGAGCTGTTGATTGCATTGCTGAAATCAGGCCGCGCGGTGGTCTCGGAACATCAGGCGCTGATTAACGATCCCAGCAAAGGCAATAAAGGATTTACCGACGAATTCATGGCGCATCAGGTCATTGAGAAATTCAAAGCGAAGACACGTGTCGATCTGAGCCGTCCCAATGGAGCTCCGCAAAACGGTGTGCTCCTGGCGTTGCTCGAAGCGGAGCGTGAGGTGGTGTTGGAGGGACAGCCGGTCATCAATAAACAGGGTGTCGCCTTCAAAGGATTCATTCCGGCTGTCTTTGCGCGCAAGTCCGGAGAGAAATTCTACAAGAAGACCGGCATTCGCTTGAAGCTGACGGGAACGGATTATCGCTTCCCTGGCAACAAGCCGGATGATTTCGAATCGGAAGTGTTGCGCATGTTCGCCGATTCACGCCATCCGAAGGGACAGCAATATGCCAAAGCGACGATGGTCGGGGGAAAGCCGGTCATGCGTGTGATGGATCCTGAATATGCCGGTCCGACGTGCCTGACCTGCCATGGGGGACCGAAAGGGGAACGGGATATTACCGGAACGAAAAAAGAGGGATGGAAAGAGGGAGACTTGGCCGGCGCAATCAGCGTCGTTGTGCCGATGCGATAA
- a CDS encoding cobyric acid synthase — translation MAEAARMKARALAVLGTGSDVGKSLITAGLCRLFHRAGIKVAPFKAQNMSNNSFVTPDGKEIGRAQALQAQACGLEPDADMNPILMKPESDRSAQIVVQGQVWGKAEARTYFERRAELAERVRESYERLAGRYEVIVLEGAGSAAEMNLRDRDLANWSAVELADARVVLVADIDRGGVFAQVIGTLDLLAPHERARVIGIIINKFRGDATLFDDGVKFIEQRTGLPVLGVVPMLRGLMLDQEDAVDVERHRHAVFAKDRVNIAVVLLPRMSNFTDFNPLMAEPDVVVRYATVPADLDGADVIVIPGSKNTIEDLAYVRQSGMAEAMSRHASEGAEVIGICGGYQMLGRSIADPAGVEAGGEVEGLGLLDVATTLAKTKITQLVEAEFLQLEPERCLTVRGYFIHMGQTTGRDRRPCFRVRPLSLGGGQLEGREVERFDGAVNGTGLIWGTYVHGVFDLPEFRRAWINRIRGRKSLVPLADAVSRDISQSLGSQLDAWADHLQLHLKVTPFIKAVLPRL, via the coding sequence ATGGCAGAAGCGGCACGCATGAAAGCCCGCGCACTTGCGGTGCTTGGAACGGGATCGGATGTCGGAAAGAGTCTGATCACGGCCGGGTTATGCCGGCTCTTTCACCGAGCCGGCATCAAGGTAGCTCCATTCAAAGCGCAGAACATGTCAAATAATTCGTTCGTGACGCCGGACGGGAAAGAAATCGGTCGTGCTCAGGCGTTGCAAGCGCAGGCCTGCGGGCTTGAACCTGACGCAGACATGAACCCGATTCTGATGAAGCCGGAATCGGATCGCAGTGCGCAGATTGTCGTGCAGGGGCAGGTGTGGGGCAAGGCTGAAGCTCGAACCTATTTTGAGCGGCGAGCGGAACTGGCCGAGCGTGTGCGAGAGAGTTACGAGCGACTAGCTGGTCGATATGAGGTAATCGTCCTTGAGGGCGCCGGAAGCGCGGCTGAAATGAATTTGCGCGATCGTGATCTGGCGAATTGGTCGGCCGTTGAACTGGCGGATGCGCGAGTTGTTCTGGTGGCGGACATCGATCGCGGCGGCGTATTTGCACAAGTGATTGGCACGCTGGACTTGTTGGCGCCCCATGAGCGCGCGCGGGTGATCGGCATCATCATCAACAAGTTCCGCGGCGATGCGACGCTATTTGACGATGGCGTGAAATTTATCGAACAACGGACCGGTCTTCCCGTTCTCGGGGTCGTCCCTATGCTGCGGGGCCTGATGCTGGATCAGGAGGATGCCGTTGACGTCGAGCGCCATCGCCATGCGGTGTTCGCCAAGGATCGAGTCAATATTGCGGTGGTTTTGCTGCCGCGTATGAGCAACTTTACCGATTTCAATCCACTGATGGCAGAGCCTGATGTGGTCGTTCGCTATGCGACAGTGCCGGCAGATCTCGATGGCGCAGATGTGATTGTGATTCCAGGGAGTAAGAACACGATTGAAGATCTCGCGTATGTCCGTCAATCCGGGATGGCAGAGGCGATGAGTCGTCATGCGAGTGAGGGAGCCGAGGTGATTGGCATTTGTGGCGGGTATCAGATGCTGGGACGGAGCATTGCGGATCCTGCTGGGGTGGAAGCAGGAGGCGAGGTTGAGGGACTAGGGTTATTGGATGTAGCCACGACACTTGCAAAGACCAAGATCACACAATTGGTTGAGGCCGAGTTTCTTCAACTAGAACCGGAAAGATGTCTGACTGTTCGAGGGTACTTTATCCATATGGGGCAGACGACAGGACGGGATCGGCGCCCCTGTTTTCGTGTGCGTCCGCTCAGTCTTGGGGGTGGGCAGCTGGAGGGTAGAGAAGTGGAACGTTTCGATGGAGCGGTGAACGGAACCGGCTTGATTTGGGGAACCTACGTTCACGGCGTATTCGACCTTCCAGAGTTCAGGCGGGCATGGATTAACCGAATCCGTGGTCGAAAGTCGCTCGTGCCTTTGGCGGATGCAGTCTCGCGGGATATCTCTCAGTCGCTCGGCAGTCAGCTCGATGCGTGGGCGGACCACCTGCAGCTGCATCTCAAGGTCACGCCGTTTATTAAGGCAGTCTTACCCCGCCTCTAA